From the genome of Hymenobacter cellulosilyticus, one region includes:
- the csgH gene encoding curli-like amyloid fiber formation chaperone CsgH: MKYTSILGVFPLVGGLLGQNDPQPSGPTGQAQLETHREGDRLTLIGHCHNPGAEPITLRYELHTDKRGPAGTSRNAQSGNFTVAPHQTATLSQTTINVASADFYRVRLRVLSLQGSVVSEDSLVHQPGARP, from the coding sequence ATGAAGTACACATCTATTCTGGGAGTATTCCCATTGGTAGGAGGGCTGCTCGGCCAAAACGACCCCCAGCCGTCAGGTCCCACAGGGCAGGCCCAGCTCGAAACCCACCGGGAAGGTGACCGGCTCACGTTGATTGGGCACTGCCACAATCCGGGTGCCGAGCCCATAACGCTGCGCTACGAGCTGCACACCGACAAACGCGGCCCCGCCGGGACTTCCCGCAATGCGCAATCGGGCAATTTTACCGTGGCTCCTCATCAGACAGCTACCTTGTCGCAAACGACTATCAATGTGGCCTCAGCCGACTTTTACCGGGTGCGGCTGCGCGTGTTGAGCCTGCAGGGCAGCGTCGTTTCCGAAGATTCCCTGGTGCACCAGCCCGGGGCCCGGCCCTGA